In one Acidimicrobiia bacterium genomic region, the following are encoded:
- a CDS encoding class I SAM-dependent methyltransferase, with product MARLSQGPPLPAPSEKAAAVDAMFDTIAPRYDRLNRILTLGLDVGWRRRAVRELGLSAHARVLDLACGTGDFCRELTRAGADPIGVDRSAGMLAAAASPESAPQHGRGLARLGTDRRPRAEDDRSPTPQHGRGLARLGTDRRPRAEDDRSPTPLVRGDGLRLPVRDGSIDAITCGFALRNVVALEPLFSECARVLRPGGRVALLEVAEPERAWARFGHRVYFHHVVPFVGGLLSDRAAYRYLPESTAYLPEPEALLAQLEGAGFTAVSRQLLGLGAAQLITGTSR from the coding sequence GTGGCGCGGCTGAGTCAGGGCCCGCCGCTCCCTGCACCGTCCGAGAAGGCGGCCGCGGTCGACGCGATGTTCGACACGATCGCGCCCCGGTACGACCGGCTGAACCGCATCCTCACGCTCGGTCTCGACGTCGGCTGGCGCCGGCGCGCGGTGCGCGAGCTCGGCCTGTCGGCGCACGCACGCGTGCTCGACCTCGCGTGCGGCACCGGCGACTTCTGCCGCGAGCTCACGCGTGCGGGCGCGGACCCGATCGGCGTCGACCGTTCGGCCGGCATGCTCGCGGCCGCCGCGTCACCAGAGTCCGCTCCACAGCATGGTCGTGGGCTCGCTCGGCTCGGCACGGACCGCCGCCCCCGCGCGGAAGACGACCGCTCACCCACTCCACAGCATGGTCGTGGGCTCGCTCGGCTCGGCACGGACCGCCGCCCCCGCGCAGAAGACGACCGTTCACCCACTCCTCTGGTCCGCGGCGACGGCCTGCGACTCCCCGTTCGCGACGGCTCGATCGACGCGATCACGTGCGGTTTCGCACTCCGCAACGTCGTCGCGCTCGAGCCGTTGTTCTCGGAGTGCGCGCGCGTTCTTCGCCCGGGCGGTCGAGTCGCGCTGCTCGAGGTCGCGGAGCCCGAGCGCGCGTGGGCGCGCTTCGGTCATCGCGTGTACTTCCACCACGTCGTCCCGTTCGTGGGCGGCCTGTTGTCGGACCGCGCCGCCTACCGCTACCTGCCCGAGTCGACCGCCTACCTCCCCGAACCCGAGGCGCTCCTCGCGCAGCTCGAAGGCGCGGGCTTCACCGCGGTCAGCCGCCAACTGCTCGGGCTCGGTGCCGCGCAACTGATCACCGGGACCTCGCGATGA